CGAACTCTCGGCCCGCTACATCAACGACCGCAAGCTGCCGGACAAGGCGATCGACGTGATCGACGAGACCGGCGCCTCGCAGATGCTGGTGCCTGAGGCCAAGCGCAAGAAGACGATCGGCATCAAGGAAATCGAGGCGACGATCGCCACCATGGCGCGCATTCCGCCGAAGACGGTTTCGGCCGACGACGAGAAGGTGCTGCAGGGTCTCGATGTCGAGCTGAAGCGCGTCGTCTACGGCCAGGACACCGCGATCACCGCGCTGACTTCGGCGATCAAGCTGGCGCGCGCCGGCCTGCGCGAACCGGAGAAGCCGATCGGCTCCTACCTGTTCTCGGGTCCGACCGGCGTCGGCAAGACGGAAGTGGCCAAGCAGCTTGCCGCCTCGCTCGGCGTCGAGCTGATCCGCTTCGACATGTCGGAATATATGGAACGCCACACCGTCTCGCGGCTGATCGGCGCGCCTCCCGGCTATGTCGGCTTCGACCAAGGCGGCCTTTTGACCGACGGCGTCGACCAGCATCCGCATTGCGTGCTCCTGCTCGACGAGGTCGAGAAGGCGCATCCGGACCTGTTCAACATCCTGTTGCAGGTGATGGACCATGGCAAGCTGACCGATCACAACGGCAAGCAGATCGACTTCCGCAACGTCATCCTGATCATGACGACCAATGCGGGCGCGTCGGACGCCCAGCGTGCGGCGATCGGCTTCGGCTCGACGAAGCGCGAGGGCGACGACGTCGAGGCGATCAACCGGCTGTTCACGCCGGAGTTCCGCAACCGCCTCGATGCGATCATCCCGTTCGGCTCGCTGCCGGTGCCGGTCATCCACCAGGTGGTGCAGAAGTTCGTCATGCAGCTCGAGGCCCAGCTTTCCGAGCGTGGCGTCACCTTCGACCTGTCGCCCGAGGCGATCGCCTGGCTGGCCGACAAGGGCTATGACGAGCGCATGGGCGCGCGTCCGCTCGGCCGCGTCATCCAGGAGCACATCAAGAAGCCGTTGGCCGACGAGGTGCTGTTCGGCAAGCTGAAGAAGGGCGGCACGGTGCGCGTCACCGTCGAGAAGAAGGAGACCGGCGAGACCGGCCTGAAGCTCGAATCGCTCGCCGACGAAGCCCCGGTGAAGCCGAAGAAGGAAGAGCCGGAGGACGCGCCGAAGACGAGGAAGGCAGCGGCGAAGAAGCCCGCCGCCAAAAAGGCGGTGGCGCAGAAGCCGGACCCGAAGGGCAAGGACGGCGGCAAGCGCAGCCTTGTCCCGCAGCTGCCTCGCAAGGGCTGATCGGCCTGGAAATCAAAAAAGTCCCGGCATGAACTGACCCCCGAAAGTTGGACACAACCTTCGGGGGTCAGTTCACAACGGGGCTTTTTTCGTTAGAGGGATCGGCATTGGCGGCCGGACAAATCATCATACTGAACGGCGTGCCGCGCTCCGGAAAGTCGAGCATAGCCGGCGCCGTCCAGGAGATGTTCGATGGCGTGTGGGTCAATCTCGGCGTCGACGCCTATGCGCAGATCACGCCGCCGCGACTGCGTCCGGGCATCGGCCTGCGTCCCGGCGGCGAACGCCCCGACCTCGAGGCCTTTCTGCCGGGCTTCTATGCCGCGCTCTATGACTCCATCGCGGCACACAGCCGGCAGGGGCTGAATGTCGCCACCGATGTCGGCCACCACGATGCCTATTCGAGGCCGCTCGACATCCTTCCCGACTGCGCCCGGCGCCTCGCGGGCCTGCCGGTGCTGTTCGTTGGCGTCCGCTGCCCGATCGAAATGATCCTGCAAAGACGCGCCGCAGGCGCGGCTGACCGAACCTACGTGACCGGATCGGACGAGGATCCGCTGCCGCGGCCCGTGCGCCTGTGGCAGGAAGGGGTGCACAAGCCCGGCATCTACGATCTGGAGATCGATACGTCGCGGCTGAGCCCGGCTGAGTGTGCGGAAGCCATCCGGCGGCGGCTCGTCGACGGACCGGAGCCCACCGCCTTCCCGACGCTGGCGCAATCGCGGGCCGGCTGAGCCGGATCAGCCTCCCAGCGCCGCCCGAATCTTGCCGGCGTTCTCGGCGAGCACCTCCGGCTTTTCCATCTGCCCGGAATGCGGCTTCAGCGGCACGCCATCGAAGCGCGGAATGACATGGACATGGAGGTGGTAGACGGTCTGCCCCGAAGCCGGCTCGTTGAACTGCATCACGGTGACGCCGTCGGCGTTGAAAGCCTTTTTCACGGCCACCGCCACTTTCTGCACAACGGCAAACAGCGGCCCGAACGTCGGCGGATCGGCGTCGAGGATGTTGCGTGACGGAGCCTTCGGCACCACCAGCGTGTGGCCGACTCCTTGCGGCATCACGTCCATGAAGGCAACGACCGCATCGTCCTCATAGATGCGGTGCGAGGGGATTTCGCCGCGCAGGATTTTTGCGAAAATGTTGTTCGTATCGTAGACGGTCATGATGCCTCGCTATTTGATGATCGACGATGTTTGTCGCCGGACAGGGTAGCGTCAAGATGGAGCAGCCATGAAGTGGATCGTTGCCGGCTGGCTTTTGTTCATCGTGTCGGCGCTGTTCTTCATCGCCGCGGCATGGCGCGCGGGCGATCTATTGGCGCTCGCAGGCGGCGTGTTCTTCCTGGTCGCCTGCTTTTCGTTCCTTGTCCCGATCGCGGCCAGAAAGCCGCAATAACCGGGGCGTAGCGCGCGGAGCTATTCCTTGAGATCCTTGCGGAACGGCGTGTGCTCTTCGAGATACTCGCCCATCCGCTCCACTTCGCGCCGCTCGCGGCGCAGATAGTCGGCGACCGCGTTGCGCAGGCCGGGATGAGCGATGTAGTGCGCCGAATGCATGGTCACCGGCTGATAGCCGCGCGCCAGCTTGTGCTCGCCTTGCGCGCCTGCCTCCACCACTTTCAGCTTGCGTTCGATCGCGAAGTCGATCGCCTGGTGGTAGCAAACCTCGAAATGCAGGAAGGGGTGATCCTCGATGCAGCCCCAGTTGCGGCCATAGAGCGCGTCCGAGCCGATGAAGTTGATGGCGCCGGCGATGTAGCGGCCATTGCGTCTGGCCATCACCAGGAGGATATCGTCGGCCATGCGCTCCCCGATCAGCGAAAAGAACTGGCGGTTGAGATAGGGCCGGCCCCATTTGCGGCCGCCGGTATCCATGTAGAAGGCGAAGAAATCGTCCCAGGCGCGTTCGGTGATGTCCCTGCCGGTCAGCCAGTCGATCGAGATGCCATCGGCCAGCGCCTCGCGGCGCTCCTTCTTCATCGCCTTGCGCTTGCGCGAGGCAAGCGTGGCGAGGAAGTCGTCATAGCTCGAAAAGCCTTCGTTGAAGAAATGGAACTGCTGATCGGTCCGATGCAGGAACCCTGCCGCCTCCAGCGTCGCTATGTCGGGCTCCGCCGCGAAGGTGACATGGGCGGAAGACACGCCAAGCTTGTCGGTCACCAATTTCAGGCCAGCGGCAAGTCCGGCCCTCACCGCGCTCTGGTCCTCCTCCTTGCCGACCAGCAGGCGAGGGCCTGTGACAGGCGTGAACGGCACCGAGCATTGCAGCTTGGGGTAATAGCGTCCGCCGGCACGCTCGAACGCATCCGACCAGCCATGATCGAAGACATATTCGCCCTGACTGTGCGACTTGAGATAGCAAGGCACGGCGCCGAGCAGCTTGCCTTGCGCCGTCTCGAGTCTGAGGTGATGGCCCTGCCAGCCGGTGCGCCGCACGGCGCAGCCGGAGTCCTCGAGCGCGCTCAGAAAAGCGAATGAAACGAGCGGGTTGTAACCATTTTCATTATCGCCGCGTGTGGTTCCGGCGAAGCCGTTCCATTCCTCGCAGGTGAACGCGCCTATGCCCGCCGCGACGCGGATGGCATAGTCCGCATTCGTTGTCCGTCCATCGCCGTCGTCACCCTGATCCATGGGGCTTATTTAAGCGTCATCAGTGCAGCTACAAGTCACGTTTCAGGCACCGCCTCAGAGCACGATGCCGAAAAGCACGAAAAGGTTTTTTGCTTCGCTGACCTTCGGTTCGGACGACATCATGCTCTCTCTTTGGTTTGTTTGGGCGGATCAGATTTCAGGTCGTTCGACCTGAAATCATCCGGCTCTAGGCGACCTTGACCAGATCGGGCTCGAAGCCCTCGAAGGTCATCTGGTCGGCATATCTGAACGTGAGGTCGACCGCCGGCTGGTCGTGCACGGTCCAGGTGATGACGGGCATTTTGAGCTTTTCGCGCACGAAGCTGACGAACGGGTTGGGCAGGTCGCCGGCGGCGTAGGACGTGAAGGCGATGTCGTGCGCCAGCATGGCGAAATGCGCCTCGATCAGCTGGTTGTCCTTGCCATAAGCGGTCAGCCCGCCGGGAATGTCCGGCGCATCCTTGGCGAAGTCGCGGATCAGCCAATGATCGAACGACATGATCGCCACCTTGCCCTTGTAGCGCTTGAGCAGTCTGCCGACGCTCGCGACCAATCCTTTGTCGTGGCCGGGAACACCTTTCAGCTCGACCACAAGCGGCACCCGACCGTCGATCAGGTCGAGCGCCTCCTGCAATGTCGGCAGGTGATCCCTCGTGCCGCCCACCTTGAGCGCGGTGAGTTCGGCCGCGGTGCGCTGCCAGACAAAGCCGTCCTCGCCGGTCAGGCGTTTCAGATCGCCGTCGTGGATGATGACGGGAACGCCGTCAGACGAGATATGCACGTCGCATTCGATCGCATAGCCGCGCTCGGCCGCCGCCGCGAAGGCCGACAGCGTGTTCTCCCAGCGCGTCTTGTTCATGTCGTGGAAGCCGCGATGCGCGACGGGGCGGGCAATCAGCCAGGAAAGGTCGGTCATGTCAGGCTCGTTCACTCGACTTCGAAAATCGCTTCGATTTCGACCGCGGCATTGAGTGGCAGCGAAGCGGTGCCGACGGCGGAGCGGGCATGCTTGCCGCGCTCGCCGAGGACTGCGACCAGGAAATCGGACGCGCCGTTGGCGACCAGATGCTGCTCGACGAAATCCGGCGCCGAGGCGACGAAGACGGTGATCTTGACCAGCCGGCGGATTTTCTCGAGGTCGCCGAGCGCTGCCTTGGCCTGCGCCAGGATGTTGATGGCGCAGAATTTCGCGCCTTCCTTGCCGGCGGCAGTATCGATGTCGCGGCCAAGCAGCCCGCTGGCCTGCAGCTTGCCGTCCTTCAGCGGAAGCTGGCCGGCGGTGAAGAGTGTGTTGCCGGTCCGGCAGTAGGGCACGTAGTTTGCGGCGGGGGCCGCGGCGGCCGGAAGAGTGACGCCGAGATCGCTTAGCCGCTTTTCGATTGTTTCGCTCATTGGTTTTCCCTATTGCTGGAAGGCGCCGCGTTGGCCGGGCCGAAATTGCTATTTTTGCCTCGCTTCCGCCATGACTTTTTTTAAGCTGGACCATCTTTCCCTGCGGCCTGCCATCGGTCGCGACGATCGGAGCACTTCATGCGCGTGACGCGCCTTTTCCTTTCCGCCGCCTTGCTGTCGACGGTCATCCCGATGGCTCCGGCCTTTGCCGTGCCCGCGCTGCAGGCGCACCGCGCCGTCTACGACCTTACCCTCAACAAGGCGTCCGACCGCTCGGGCATCACCGGCATTTCCGGCCGCATGGTGTATGAGTTCAACGGCTCTCCTTGCGAGGGCTATACGGTGAAGTTCCGTTTCGTCACCCAGATCGTGACCAGCGACAACACCAGGCTGACCGACCAGCAGACGACGACGTTCGAGGACGCCGAAGGCAAGACCTTCTCCTTTGTAACGAAGTCCTTCGTCGACCAGAACCTCGACAAGGAGGTCAAAGGCATGGCGACAAGGGAGCCGAAGGGCCTCAAGGTCGACATCGACAAGCCCGAGAAGAACACGCTCGAACTCGCCGCCACGCAGTTCCCCACCCAGCATCTCGTCGAGCTGATCGGCAAGGCCGAGAAGGGCGAGAACTTCTACCAGACCAATCTGTTCGACGGCTCCGAGGACGCCAACAAGGTGATGACGACGACGGTCGTCGTCGGCAAGAAGACCGACGCCGACAAGTCGGACCCGGAAGCGCCGGCGCTCGCCAAGCTCGCCACCGACAAATACTGGCCTGTCGACATCGCCTATTTCGACGACACCGACAAAAGCGGCGAGGAAGTGCCGGAGTACCGGATCAGCTTCAAGCTGCATGAGAACGGCATCACGCGCGATCTCGTCATGGACTACGGCGACTTCTCGATGACCGGCAAACTGGTCGACCTGTCGCTGTTCGATCAGACCAAGCCCTGCCCGGCTTCGAAATAGCCGCGGGTTAACCACGAAGCAGGCTGCCGAACGGCCCGACTTGAAGGCGCCGCAATCCAGTCCCAGCTTTCCTGACGGCAGTTGGGGGAGAAGGTTTGGGCAGGATCGACGTGTTCGTGGCGCCGCGACCCAATCGGGCGCTGATCAACATGATGACGATCGTCAATCGCATCGTCATGCTGCGTGGGGTTCCAGGTTTCCGCGACCTGTTGCCGTTCAACCGGCTCGCCGGCTTGCGCGGTGTCGCCAATGTCCGCCACATCGACTTTCCCGCCGCCGACCAGCAAAAGCTGCAGGCCTGCTGCGGCGAGGGCCAGGCGACGTTCATCACGCCCAACCATCCGGAATTCTTCACCGACTGGATGATCGACAAGGAGATCGTCTCGCGCGTCAGCCCGCTTGCGGCATCCTGGGCGACGCATGGCGTGGTCAACGGGCTCGGCCGGCTGATGCAGAAATTCTGGCTGGCCAACAATCTCATCGCTCAGATTCCCGGCAACAACGAAGCCGCCAAGGCGCATTCGGTCGACTGGGCGCTCAAGGGTCATGGCGTGCTGCTTCATCCGGAGGGCGGCGTCGGCTGGCACGGCGACCATGTCGGGCCGTTGCTTCCCGGCGCGGTGGAGATGGGGCTCGAGGCGCTGCAGCGCGGTCGCGAAACGAACGCGGATTTCAAGGCATGGGTCGCGCCGGTGGTCTGGAAACTCGCCTTCACCGGCAATGTCGAGCGGGCGCTCGCCAGGGAATGCGCCTATGTCGAGAAAAGCCTGAAAATCGAAGGTGCCGCACACGGCTCGCTGCCGGAGCGCGTCTATCGCATCTATTCGGATCTGTTGTCCCGCGACGAACAGGCCTTTGGCCTGACGGCAGTGCAGGGCGCTTCCTATGCCGTCCGCCAGCAAAGGGCGCTGGCGGAGCTCGGCCAGCGGCTTGCCGACGGCGTTGCGGCTGAGCCCGGCCTCGACCTGGCCGAGCTGTTGCGGCGCTCGCGTCGCTGGCTGCGCGAGGGCGAGGCCGATACCGAGGAACAGAAACGGGTGCGGAAATTGGCGGAAACGATCCAGCGCATCCAGCGCGTCGGCTCCTGGGCCTTCGCCGATCGAACGATCACGCAGGAAGAGATCGCCGAGCACCTGAAGCGCATCCGCAACGACTATTGCAAAGGCACGTTGCGCGATACGATCAACCGCTTCATCCCGCAGCCCGTGGGGCCGCGCTGCGCGCACATCCGCGTGCCCCAGCCCTTGGGGTTGCACGACTACGACGGTTCCGTCGACGAGGCGCTCGTCGTGCTGCGCACGCGTATGCAGGCGGCCGTGACTAGGATACTCACCGATCTCGAAGCCGGCGGCGGCTTCATTTCCTATCCGAATCCCTTCTATCATCGCTGACTTGACGTTGGCCCGGGTGACTGTGACGGGCCGGCCCTGTCGGTTGGAGTGCAGCAGGTTCAATGGCTGTCTATGTCGATGCGGCGATCTGGAAATGGGCCGGCCATCGGTGGTGTCATCTGCTTGCCGACGATACCGATGAACTCCACCGCTTCGCCGCCGAGCTCGGCGTCAAGCGCTCGTCCTATCAGGGGCCGCCGAAGACTTCGGCGCCGCATTACGATATCACCGGCTTCGAGCGCGACCGCGCCGTGCGGCTTGGCGCGGTTGAATGCAGCCGCGAGGAGATCGTCGCGATCTTCCGCCGCGTGCGGGTGCCTAACGGCAAGGTAAAACGCTGAGATTTGGGCGGATCGCCGCAGGTGTGGGCGTTTTCGGACGCCCGGCTTGCGTTTGTTGGCCTTCCCCTCTATATGCGCGCTCATTCCACACACGGACTTTGGTGTCTGCCCGGGAGAAATCCGGCTGAAACCTCCGGTGGCATCAGGACATAAGTCCGAAATGCCTGTGTCCGTGGAGGCCAACCGGAAAGGAACTAAAGAATGGCTCTGCCTGATTTCAGCATGCGCCAGCTTTTGGAAGCTGGTGCTCACTTCGGCCACCAGACCCACCGCTGGAACCCGAAGATGGCGCCCTATATCTATGGCGCCCGC
The window above is part of the Mesorhizobium sp. WSM4904 genome. Proteins encoded here:
- a CDS encoding cell envelope integrity EipB family protein; translation: MRVTRLFLSAALLSTVIPMAPAFAVPALQAHRAVYDLTLNKASDRSGITGISGRMVYEFNGSPCEGYTVKFRFVTQIVTSDNTRLTDQQTTTFEDAEGKTFSFVTKSFVDQNLDKEVKGMATREPKGLKVDIDKPEKNTLELAATQFPTQHLVELIGKAEKGENFYQTNLFDGSEDANKVMTTTVVVGKKTDADKSDPEAPALAKLATDKYWPVDIAYFDDTDKSGEEVPEYRISFKLHENGITRDLVMDYGDFSMTGKLVDLSLFDQTKPCPASK
- a CDS encoding RidA family protein, which produces MSETIEKRLSDLGVTLPAAAAPAANYVPYCRTGNTLFTAGQLPLKDGKLQASGLLGRDIDTAAGKEGAKFCAINILAQAKAALGDLEKIRRLVKITVFVASAPDFVEQHLVANGASDFLVAVLGERGKHARSAVGTASLPLNAAVEIEAIFEVE
- the clpA gene encoding ATP-dependent Clp protease ATP-binding subunit ClpA: MPAFSQGLEKALHQALTFANERHHEYATLEHLLLALIDDTEAAAVMRACNVDLDELKHTVLTYIDTELDNLVTGYDEDSKPTAGFQRVIQRAVIHVQSSGREEVSGANVLVAIFAERESHAAYFLQEQQMTRYDAVNYISHGIAKRPGASESRTPRGAEDEQGGQNGAEPQEDGGKKKPQDALTAYCINLNNKAKAGKIDPLIGRESEINRTIQVLCRRSKNNPLYVGDPGVGKTAIAEGLAKRIVEGDVPEVLQDATIFALDMGTLLAGTRYRGDFEERLKQVVKELEDYPGAVLFIDEIHTVIGAGATSGGAMDASNLLKPALSSGAIRCIGSTTYKEFRQFFEKDRALVRRFQKIDVNEPTIEDAIEIMKGLKPYFEEFHKVRYTSEAIKASVELSARYINDRKLPDKAIDVIDETGASQMLVPEAKRKKTIGIKEIEATIATMARIPPKTVSADDEKVLQGLDVELKRVVYGQDTAITALTSAIKLARAGLREPEKPIGSYLFSGPTGVGKTEVAKQLAASLGVELIRFDMSEYMERHTVSRLIGAPPGYVGFDQGGLLTDGVDQHPHCVLLLDEVEKAHPDLFNILLQVMDHGKLTDHNGKQIDFRNVILIMTTNAGASDAQRAAIGFGSTKREGDDVEAINRLFTPEFRNRLDAIIPFGSLPVPVIHQVVQKFVMQLEAQLSERGVTFDLSPEAIAWLADKGYDERMGARPLGRVIQEHIKKPLADEVLFGKLKKGGTVRVTVEKKETGETGLKLESLADEAPVKPKKEEPEDAPKTRKAAAKKPAAKKAVAQKPDPKGKDGGKRSLVPQLPRKG
- a CDS encoding chloramphenicol phosphotransferase translates to MAAGQIIILNGVPRSGKSSIAGAVQEMFDGVWVNLGVDAYAQITPPRLRPGIGLRPGGERPDLEAFLPGFYAALYDSIAAHSRQGLNVATDVGHHDAYSRPLDILPDCARRLAGLPVLFVGVRCPIEMILQRRAAGAADRTYVTGSDEDPLPRPVRLWQEGVHKPGIYDLEIDTSRLSPAECAEAIRRRLVDGPEPTAFPTLAQSRAG
- a CDS encoding glycerophosphodiester phosphodiesterase, producing MTDLSWLIARPVAHRGFHDMNKTRWENTLSAFAAAAERGYAIECDVHISSDGVPVIIHDGDLKRLTGEDGFVWQRTAAELTALKVGGTRDHLPTLQEALDLIDGRVPLVVELKGVPGHDKGLVASVGRLLKRYKGKVAIMSFDHWLIRDFAKDAPDIPGGLTAYGKDNQLIEAHFAMLAHDIAFTSYAAGDLPNPFVSFVREKLKMPVITWTVHDQPAVDLTFRYADQMTFEGFEPDLVKVA
- a CDS encoding GNAT family N-acetyltransferase, encoding MDQGDDGDGRTTNADYAIRVAAGIGAFTCEEWNGFAGTTRGDNENGYNPLVSFAFLSALEDSGCAVRRTGWQGHHLRLETAQGKLLGAVPCYLKSHSQGEYVFDHGWSDAFERAGGRYYPKLQCSVPFTPVTGPRLLVGKEEDQSAVRAGLAAGLKLVTDKLGVSSAHVTFAAEPDIATLEAAGFLHRTDQQFHFFNEGFSSYDDFLATLASRKRKAMKKERREALADGISIDWLTGRDITERAWDDFFAFYMDTGGRKWGRPYLNRQFFSLIGERMADDILLVMARRNGRYIAGAINFIGSDALYGRNWGCIEDHPFLHFEVCYHQAIDFAIERKLKVVEAGAQGEHKLARGYQPVTMHSAHYIAHPGLRNAVADYLRRERREVERMGEYLEEHTPFRKDLKE
- a CDS encoding HIT family protein, producing MMTVYDTNNIFAKILRGEIPSHRIYEDDAVVAFMDVMPQGVGHTLVVPKAPSRNILDADPPTFGPLFAVVQKVAVAVKKAFNADGVTVMQFNEPASGQTVYHLHVHVIPRFDGVPLKPHSGQMEKPEVLAENAGKIRAALGG
- a CDS encoding cytochrome oxidase subunit III yields the protein MKWIVAGWLLFIVSALFFIAAAWRAGDLLALAGGVFFLVACFSFLVPIAARKPQ
- a CDS encoding DUF4031 domain-containing protein, with the translated sequence MAVYVDAAIWKWAGHRWCHLLADDTDELHRFAAELGVKRSSYQGPPKTSAPHYDITGFERDRAVRLGAVECSREEIVAIFRRVRVPNGKVKR